The window GAACGCAGGAGACATTGCAACGCAGGGATGCAGAGGAACTCATGGCTGGCGCCGATTACCAGACCCTGGTGCAGCGACTGCGCCGCATCAAGGATGGCAGCCGCAATGCTGTTCTGCCGCTGCGCTCTTTGCCGCAGAGGCCCGAGGACCTGAATGACCGTCCGCTGGTGCGCTACGCCTATTTGCTGGGGCGTATGCATGAAAGTCCGCAGCTTGAGCATACCTACTTTCTCGTCGACGCGGACTATCAGGAAGTAGATAACAACGGCAACGGAACGATTGAAGAGGACGAGCAGGGCGATCCGATCGCCACGGCCTGGCATACGCCCGGCGAGGAATTCAAACGGGCCTTTCATGGCGAGGCCAGCGCTATGAACGACTGGTACAGCGACAACTGGGGGACGTGGCTGTCGGCGGCGGTGCCAATCAAGGCTGCCGATGGCCGGGTGATTGCCGTTCTGGGTCTGGACTACGACATTCGTGGCGAGGCTAACCTTCTGCGATACGTTCGCAACGTCGCCATCGGGCTCACCGCTATCGGTCTGTTGCTGTCGCTGCTGGTTTCATTGGCCCTTTCGCGCCTGCTTTCGCGGCGGGTGCGCCTGCTTGGCTACGGCGTGGAGCGCATGCGCAAGCGCGATTTTTCAGTGCAACTGGAAGATGATTCACGCGATGAACTGGGCCGGCTGGCGCAGGGTTTCAATGACATGGTCAGCGACATTCGCGCCTACTCGCAGGGACTGCAAGCCCTGAACAGCGCCTTTGAACGCTTTGTTCCTCGCGAGTTTCTGCGCGAACTGGGCCACGAGAGCGTTCTTACTCTGCAACCGGGCGACGCCGTGATGAAGGAGATGACGGTCATGTTCTGCGACATCCGCTCCTTCACGGCAATTTCGGAGCAGATGAGTCCGGCAGAAAACTTTCATTTTCTCAACGATTACCTGAGCCGCATGGGACCAATCATTCGCGAGAACGGCGGCTTCATCGACAAATACATTGGCGATGCGCTGATGGCGCTGTTCCCCGGGGGCCCGGAAGCGGCGCTGCGCGCTGGCTCGCAAATGGTGATTGAGCTTTCGCTGCTCAATGTTGAACGGCGTGAAAACAATCAGCCGCCCCTGCGCTTTGGCATCGGCGTGCACCACGGATCGCTGATGCTGGGCGCCATTGGCGAGGAGCGGCGCCTGGATGGGACAGTAATTTCTGATGCGGTCAATATCGCCGCACGCCTGGAGCAACTGACCAAGCGCTACCATGTTCAAATGCTGGTCAGTGCGGACGTCATTGATTGGATCTCGAAAAAGGGCGGAGTCCCTTTTGCTTCACGTTTTCTCGGTTCGACGCGTCTGCGCGGCAAGAGCGCCTGGATCAAGATCCATGAAGTGCTGGAAGGCCTGCCGGCGGCGGAGCGTGACGCCAAACTGGCGGGCAGCGCCGAGTTTGAGGCCGGGCTGAATGCTCTGGCCAGCGGCCAGTACCGTCAGGCAATGCAAACCTTTGAGGATCTGGCTAACCGATACCCCCTGGATCTGGCAGCGCGCGCTGCGGCCGATCGACTGCAGCGCTATATGCGAAGACAGCGCGAACTGGTCGGCGATTGATTTGATCACGCGGGATTGCGTTGCAGCCGAAAGGCGTGGTGGATGCGTCGATCGCGAAAATCGGGCGGAATGGTACGAGCGCTGATATCCTGTATCGACCAGTCCGCAAGCTGTTCGGCCGGCAGTCGGAATCGTCGGAAGTTTGTTGAAAAATAGATCGCGCCGCCGCGACGCAACAGCAGGGCGCAACGTTGCAGCAGACCGGCAGCGTCGCGCTGAATATCGAAGTCGCGGCGCATGCGTTTGGAGGATGAGAAGGTCGGCGGATCCAGGACAATCAAGTCAAAACTGGCGCGCCCCAGGCTTTCCAGTCCCTGCAGGATGTCCATCTCCAGAAAATCGGCGCGCTCGGCCGGGAGCTGGTTCAGGGACCAGTTGCGGCGCGCTCGTTCCAGGTAGGCGGAGGAGAGATCGACGCTGATGACCGAGCGTGCGCCGCCGGCGCCGGCGTAGACGCTGAAAGCGCCGGTATAGGCAAATAAATTCAGGACATCTTTTCCGGAAGCTTCCTCTCGCAGCATAGCGCGCGTCTGGCGATGATCCAGAAATAGCCCCGTGTCCAGATAATCGCTGAGATTTACTTCGAAGCGCAGGCCGCCTTCCAGAACCGTTCGCAGCGCCTGCTTTTGATCAATGCGTGCGTACTGCTGTTTGCCGCGACGTCGCAGCTTGTGTTGGATGTGCGAATCGTCGAGTTCCAAAGCTTCCACGATGCAGCGCCGCGCACGGCTTCGCCACTCGCTGAGGTCAGGAATGCCTGGAATGCGTTTCTCAAACTCCCAGACCACGGCATCTGCGCCGTACAATTCGATCAAGAAGGGAAATTGTGGAATATCCCGATCGTAGAGCCGAAAGGCCTCGATTCCCTGGCGCCGCGCCCATTTGCCAAGATGTCTGCGCATTTTGCGCAGGCGGTTGGCGAACATCTCATAGCCCTGGTCATTCACCGGGCGCTGGCCAACACCTGCTCCAGCGCAGCATCATCGTTGGCCTCCATGGCAGCCTCGATTTGCAGGTTTTCTCGATCGCGATTGAGACTGGCTACGGCCATGACGCGACCATTCAAACGATAAGCGGCGAGGGCATTTTGCTTTTGCAAATCTCCGTAGTACTCGATGGCATCCCAGCTCTCGGCATGGCCGGTGTAAAGTATGGAAAGATCGTAGTGATGACTCCAGAAAAAGGGAGCGAAGCGCGTTGGTTGTTCGATGCCAAGCATATCGTGGACGGCAATCTGCGCCTGCCGCTGTGCCGCTACCCAGTGTTCAACGCGAATGTGCTCGCCGCTCCATGCATCGGGGTAGCGAGCGATATCGCCCACCGCGTAGATGCCAGGCGCGCTGCTGCGCATGGAGGCGTCCACCACGACGCCGCGTTCCACTTTCAAGCCGCTCTCTTCGGCCAGCGCCAGATTCGGCCTCACGCCAACGCCCAGTACTACCAGCGAAGCCGGCAATTCGCTGCCATCATCCAGGATTACGCTCTGCTCGCTGATCTCCCGTGCGCTGCGTCCCAGCCGGAATTGGACGCCCTTCGCTTCGTGAAGGCCCTGCACCAGACGTCCGATGTCTTTGCCCAGCACGCGCTGCAGCGGCGTTTCGTCCGGGGCTACTACGGTGGCAGAGATGCCGTGGGCGCGCAACGAAGCGGCGGCCTCCAGGGCAATGAAGCTTGCCCCCAGCAATACAACTTGCTGCTCCGGTTTCAGTTGTGCTAGAATTGCCTTCGCATCGCTCAGCGTGCGCAGAGTGCAAACTCGCGGATGATTGGCCCCGACAATGGGCGGACGAAGGGCGCTTGCGCCCGTGGCCAGTATCAGACGATCAAAACTCAGACTGCTGCCATCTTCCAGGAACGCCTTTTTGGCGGCAGTGTCGATGCGTCCAACGCGACGTCCGGTCAACAGTTCAATCTTCATTGAATCATAGTCCTGCCGGGGGCGAATCCACAGCCAGTCCTCCGGCGCCGCGCCTCCCAGGTAGTCTTTGGAGAGGTTGGTGCGATCGACCGGCGGCAGCGCTCCGGCCTCCAGAACGGTCAATGGTCCGCTATAGCCGCGTCGCCGCAGTTCTACAGCTGCCGCATCGCCGGCGGCGCCGCCGCCAATGATCAAGACGGACGCTGGCTGGAGCGGCGGGGCGGAGGCTGCTGGCGCAGCCAGGCGTTCGCGAACAAAGATTCGATCGCCGATCTGCTCCACGCGGTAGCACGCTACCGGGCCAAGCGCCGGCGCCGCCAGCGCCTGGCCATCGCTCAGTCGGAAGCGTGCATGGTGTAGCGGACAGCGAATCTGATCGCCAACCACCAGACCTTCGGCCAGCGGTCCGGAGTAGTGGTTACAATGGGCGTGAAGGGCATGGACCTGCGCTCCGCGGCGCACCAGAATGAGCGGTTCACCGTAGGCTTGACCGGAGACAACAACACCCTCGGCAATGCTCGCTGCATCGATACCGGCCGTAAAATCAGGTCCGCTGGCCTTGGTTCCTGCACCCATGGACTTGCACCGCCTTCCAGCCTGGCCGGCTGGGTCCCGTCGCCAGGACGAGGCGTCGAGGAAAGCCGCGGCCGCGCCTGCTGTCAACAGCGCTACGATGCCGGCCGCGCCCACGCTGCCCCCGCCTCCCGTGCTGCCCGCCGAAAAGCCCTTGCCGCCGCGCCCTATATACCATACGCTGTATTGTGTTTGCCGGACGCGGATTGGCGTCGCGAGTCTGGCCTTGCGACTCGAAGGGCGTTGAGGAATGAACGAGTTTTTGCAACATGGCCTCGCTGCGCTGAGTGCGGAATGGCGCTCCTTCGTCTGGCAGCTGCTGCATCCGGGCTGGGGAAATTTCTTCTACCTGTTGCTGGCCGTTTCCCTGGCGGCCGCAGCGCTGGAGCGGCTGCGGCCCTGGCGCAAAGAGCAGCCGCTGGCCTACCCCGGATTCTGGCTCGATGTGTTTTACATGTTTTTCAATATGTTCCTTTTCCCGCTTTTGGGCTTTGCAGTTCTCAGTTTCCTTTTCGCCCAGAGCCTGGCCAGCTCCGCTCCGGGAAGAGCGCTGCAGGGAGCTCTCCCACTGCAGAGCCTGCCTGCCGCCCTGCAATTGCTGATAGTCTTTGTGCTACGCGACTTTGTCCAGTGGATGGTCCACGTCATTCTGCACCGCGTCGGCTGGCTATGGCGGCTGCACGAGGTCCATCATAGCGCCGAGACCATGGGTTTCGCTGTTCACCTTCGGTACCACTGGCTGGAAAACGTTATCTATCGCATTCCTGAGACATTCTTGATGCTTGTACTGGGGCGGAGCGTTGGCGATCTGTTTGTGATCTATTCAGTTTCGCTTTTGATTGGCCACCTCAATCATGCCAATGTGCGTTTGCCGTGGGGGCCGCTTCGATACATTTTTAACAACTCCGAGATGCACCTGTGGCACCACGCCCGGAGTTTGCCGCGCAACTCGGGAGTGAATTTTGCAATCTCACTCAGCATCTGGGATTGGATATTTGGCACACTGTATCTGCCTGACCGACCGCCGCAGTCCATCGGCTTACTGAATCGCCCGGACTTCCCGCGAACTTTTTTCGGACAGGTTATCTGGCCTTTGGGCAACAGAGCGGCCTCCGCGCCAGCTGGCACGGCGGACGGAAGGAATTCTTGAACTTTTTGCGGGACCAGGCAAAGCTGGCGGCGTCATACAATTGTATGTCAGAAACTAGAAACTCAAGCGGGCCGGGGATGAGTGCGGGGTCAAAGGTCTTGCGACTTATTCTGGCATGTGTTTTTTGCGTTGGCCTGGTTTCCGGGATTGTGCTGCTTGTGCAGCATTTCTATCGCTGACAGAAGTCTGCAGTTATTTGGGAGGATTGAAACATGAAAGCAAATATGGGGACCATTGATCGGATTGTGCGCGTGCTGCTGGCGGTAACGGTTGGCGTGCTGTACTTTCTGAATATGATTTCAGGTACTGTGGCAATCATTCTGGGCGTGCTGGCCCTCGTTTTCCTGGCAACCAGCCTGGTTGGCGTTTGCCCGCTGTATCTGCCCTTCGGACTTTCCACGAAAAAGTCAGCAAGCTAAGTACGGATAGCACCGACGGACGCTGGCTGCGTCCGTGCGGGGGCTCAGGGTTCGGCAAGAGCAGTCGAAGGCTTGAGCCGGGATGTCCTGTCCCTGCTTGCCGGCGGTTCATAGGTCGCGCAGCAAGTAAATAGAATAGTAAACGCCGTTAATTTCTTGGTACTGCTCGGTCAGCTCGTATTGCTCCTTGAGCATCCGATCCAACGCTGGAAACTTTGATCTTCGTGGGCGGATGGCGGTCTGTGCCAGGGATGTTCCTTCCTCCACCACAATCAATTGCGGCGGCTGCGCCTCCAGCTGCTGCATCAGTTCCGCTCGGTAACGGTCGAAATTCCTTCCGGTCGAGAAGAAAGGATGATCCATCGGGAAGCGTGAGGCCAGCTTCAGACTATACTTCATCATTGCCGTCAGTACAATGTACCTCTGTTCAAGGGGTTGGACACGGCTGATGTGCGGGTGCAGCCGCAGCAGGCTTGCAATGCGCTGATCGAGGCGAGAACGGAAGACCTGCGCGCCCTGGGCCGAAGCCAGACCGGTGTCGCGGTACACGCGGCGCGCAGACTTGTAGATCCAAGCGCTTCCCAAACAGAAGAACAGGAACAACGTCAGCGCGGCCGCACGCAGCGGCCCGTGCAGGCGATTGAGGCTCGCAACCAGATCTCCAAGCACTACGGCCGTTATCATTGCAAAGGAGTGCCAGATCGGGAAGGCATGGTAGCTGTAGCCCTTGCCCTGAAGAGCATAGTGCACGAAACTGAAGAGCAGCAAAACCAGAAGTCCATCTGCAGAGGCCGCCCGCTGGCGTCTTAGAGCAACAAAGGTTGCCAGCGATAGAAGTTGAAACAGTGTAACTTTTCCGATATCAATAGCATTGGCAACGCCGCCATTGTGCGGCAGAAAGACATAGCGCGGCGCCAGCGCGAAGAGGCGGGACAGTACGGCCAGCGGGCTGTCATATTCAGTAGCATCGCGCCAGGCGTTCAGCGCTGGCCACCAACGCAGAAGAAAATCGTCGAGGGCGCCGTGCAGTAGCAGCGGCGCAGCCAGCAGAATTGCGCAGGCGATCCATGCGGCGGCGCCAAGCATGCCAAACGTAAGGATCCGTCGCCACAGCGGTTGAAGGTCGAGGCGCGTACGCCACAGAAAATAAAGACCCAGCAACAGGGCAAAAAGCGCGCCCGTCGGCTTGATGAATGCCGTACAGCCAGCCAAGAATATCGCCAGAAAGAACGCGCCGCGCTCGCGGTGCGGGAAGCGAATTGCATGCTCAATCAAAATCAGGCTGACCAGAAAAAAGGGCGCCATGATCTGCTCGCGCTGAAAAGCGCCCAGCGGAGTGGCGATCACGGGTAAGATGAAGCTCGAAGCAAATCCCACGAAAGCTGTGAGTTGCGAAAAGCGAAGCAAATAGGCGGCGCTCAAGACAGCGATCGAGAAAACCAGAAACGCATCCTGAAGGCGAAAGGCCAAGGATCCTTCGCCAAAAGTCAATACGCCCAGATAGTTGATATAGTGAATGAGCGGCGGAGAGATATTTTCAAAATCCCTGTAGGGCCACTGGCCATGGGCCATGCTCAATCCCATGAAGCGGTAGTATGCGGCATCCAGGCAGATCTCCAGCGGCCATTGCAAACTGAAGTAGAGAAATTGAATGCAACTGATCAGGATTGCGCCAAAGACCATCCATGCCAGTATTCGAAATCCGCCGTCCAGCTTGTTCATGGAATGTCGCCCGGAGCAGGGTCCGGGCGTCTGCCCCCGTCATCTGACTGAGGATTGCCACAGTCGCTGCTCAGGCTGGCCAGCCTTTTCCTGAGAGCTTCCAGGGCGCTGACGGCCTGCTAGGAAGATTTCGGCCTCGATTGAAGAGACTGGCGCGGTCGAGAAGCGCTGACGGCAAACTTTACAAGGTTGGCGGGGAAATAGCGCCAACCAATGGTCAGCAGCGAGGATTCCAATCCGCCGGCGCGAAACTGTTTTACTGCTTGCTGTGCGGCATCTTTGTTCAGCGCCGCAAAATGCCAGAGGCGCGACTGCAGCCGTCCGATCCAATTGCGCCGGATGCCTATCAGCAATACCCGCCCGCCGGGGCGCAAACTGCGCTGGATCAAGGGAATGATTCGCCTGGCGTGGCCGTATTCAAAAATAGCGCCGGCGCTTACAATGAGGTCAAAGTCCTCGGCGCTCAGACTGGAGGGAAGTCCGCTGCGATGCGTCCGAAGCGCAGACCAATCGTGAAAATCGCCGCGTAGCAGGCGCGCCGCCGGCAGTCGGCGCTCGCAAATGGAAAGCATGCTCTGGGAAAAGTCGATTCCAGTAATCTCCGCCGACGGCAGAGCCCGGAGCAGCGCCGCCGAAGCCAGTCCCGTTCCAATGCCAAGATCCAGAATGCGCGGCCGCATTGCCGACGCCGGCGTCTGGGCGGCCCAATCGTAAATGAAGCGTTGCATAGACTGGACGTAGCCAAGCCAGTGCATTTGCCGATCGTAGGGCGCGGCATCGCGTTGGTATTTCTCGAGTGCGCTGTTCAAGAATTACTCGCCTTCGAAGGAACGTTGCAGCACGTCGATCTTAAGCTTCTTCATTCTTGGAAACGATGGCGTCAAGCGCTCGCTTTGTTTGGAGTCTATTGCAGACATCATGGCTCCCATGACGCGCGGAGCCTTTAGTCAGGACAGGCGAAGGGCATCCTGGCGCCAGCCGCATTATTCAGCCTCGGCGAAGGCCGAAGTTTCACTTTATGACAGGCTAATCGCAGAATGACTCGAAGCGCACTGTCGCGAGCCTCCAGTCCGGCCGTCCTGAGCGCGCTTTCTGCTTGCGCCTGGAGGCAAGGGCGAAAGCAAAGCGACATGCACAGGCTAGTGAATCGCGCCAGAGCTATTGCTTCGGCTGCAGTCCATGTCGGTATCGAAGCGAATGTACCGGAGCACACCAAGCGGCCGCTGGCCCTGGCAAATACGGTAACCCTGCTGGCCATACTGGTTACCCTGCCCAACATTCCGCAGTTCCTGTCCTTCGATGCTGCGGCCGCCAGCCAGGCGGCAATCAGCGCAAGCGTAGCCTCGCTGGTCTACGCACTCGCCTATCTGTTGCTGGCCCTGCACCGCAGGAGGCTGGGCTTGACGCTTTTGAGTTACGGCAGCATTGCCAACGTTACGGCCATTACCTGGATTCTGGGCACATCCAGCGGAGCGCAGTACTATTTCATCGCCATGGGGGTGGGCGTCATGCTGCTCTGGCCGCCAGCCTACCGCATTTCGCGCGTTGTGGTCGGGCTCGTGGGCGGGCTGGCGTTCCTGGCGACAATGGCTCTGTCGCCCGAGCATGCCGCCTTTGCTCCAGCATTGCCGTCGGACGTTGAACGGCAGATTTTTTTCGCACAGATTGCCGGCGCCTACGGCGTGGGCTTTGGCTTCGTTTACTATGCGATTGTAACCGTTGGCAGAGTCGAACAATCTCTGGACCGTGAAAGATCCAAGGCTGATGCACTGTTGCTCAATATTCTGCCGGCGCCAATAGCGGCGCGACTCAAAGAAAGCGCAGACTCCATAGCGCAGCGCTTCGAGGAAGTCAGCGTAGTGTTTGCCGACCTCGTCGGATTTACTGCCCTTTCCGCCGCGATGCGACCGGAGGATATTGTTGAGCTCTTGAATCGCGTCTTTAGCTCCTTTGATGAACGCGTTCGCAGTCTGGGCCTGGAAAAGATCAAAACTATCGGCGACGCCTACATGGCCGCGGGCGGCGCGCCAGCGGCTATGGCAGAGCATCGCCAGGCTGCCGCCGAAATGGCGCTCTACATGGTGGAGCGCGTGGATCAGCTGGCCCGAGAAAGCGGACTCCCGCTGCAAATTCGCGTCGGTATCCATTCCGGACCGGTGGTAGCCGGAGTGATCGGCAAAGATAAGTTCATCTATGATCTCTGGGGCGATACCGTAAATACGGCGGCGCGCATGGAAAGCCACGGAGAGCCCGGTCGAATTCAGGTTAGCGCTGCATTCTACGAAAGCCTCGGCAATACCTTTGTGCTGGAACGACGCGGCGAAATTGAAGTTAAGGGCAAGGGGCGGATGGAGACCTACTGGTTGCTTGCGGAAGGCGGAGATTAGGGCGCGATTGCTGCGTTGGGGCCGCGCTTTCCGCCATCCTTGAAGAGCCGCGCCCGAATTCGGCTGAGCGCAACATTTGTAACTCCTATGAAGGAAGCAATCTCGGTCTGCGATATGCCCTCTAGATGAGAGCCCCTTTGTTCCATAAACTTCAAGTATCGCTGCGGGGCATCGAGCAGTAAAAAATCCGCCTCGCGTTCCTCCTTACG of the Leptospirales bacterium genome contains:
- a CDS encoding adenylate/guanylate cyclase domain-containing protein; translation: MPPYYSILVRQNRFSIPDWFRHLSYGKKTGFAVFSLAAALTGSGGAIYYFSIRATLLEQMGARLKDVGRTGAYLFTESERNAIERLNAEVDRRRATLSAADLESLSRDPEGTQETLQRRDAEELMAGADYQTLVQRLRRIKDGSRNAVLPLRSLPQRPEDLNDRPLVRYAYLLGRMHESPQLEHTYFLVDADYQEVDNNGNGTIEEDEQGDPIATAWHTPGEEFKRAFHGEASAMNDWYSDNWGTWLSAAVPIKAADGRVIAVLGLDYDIRGEANLLRYVRNVAIGLTAIGLLLSLLVSLALSRLLSRRVRLLGYGVERMRKRDFSVQLEDDSRDELGRLAQGFNDMVSDIRAYSQGLQALNSAFERFVPREFLRELGHESVLTLQPGDAVMKEMTVMFCDIRSFTAISEQMSPAENFHFLNDYLSRMGPIIRENGGFIDKYIGDALMALFPGGPEAALRAGSQMVIELSLLNVERRENNQPPLRFGIGVHHGSLMLGAIGEERRLDGTVISDAVNIAARLEQLTKRYHVQMLVSADVIDWISKKGGVPFASRFLGSTRLRGKSAWIKIHEVLEGLPAAERDAKLAGSAEFEAGLNALASGQYRQAMQTFEDLANRYPLDLAARAAADRLQRYMRRQRELVGD
- a CDS encoding class I SAM-dependent methyltransferase — translated: MRRHLGKWARRQGIEAFRLYDRDIPQFPFLIELYGADAVVWEFEKRIPGIPDLSEWRSRARRCIVEALELDDSHIQHKLRRRGKQQYARIDQKQALRTVLEGGLRFEVNLSDYLDTGLFLDHRQTRAMLREEASGKDVLNLFAYTGAFSVYAGAGGARSVISVDLSSAYLERARRNWSLNQLPAERADFLEMDILQGLESLGRASFDLIVLDPPTFSSSKRMRRDFDIQRDAAGLLQRCALLLRRGGAIYFSTNFRRFRLPAEQLADWSIQDISARTIPPDFRDRRIHHAFRLQRNPA
- a CDS encoding FAD-dependent oxidoreductase; protein product: MGAGTKASGPDFTAGIDAASIAEGVVVSGQAYGEPLILVRRGAQVHALHAHCNHYSGPLAEGLVVGDQIRCPLHHARFRLSDGQALAAPALGPVACYRVEQIGDRIFVRERLAAPAASAPPLQPASVLIIGGGAAGDAAAVELRRRGYSGPLTVLEAGALPPVDRTNLSKDYLGGAAPEDWLWIRPRQDYDSMKIELLTGRRVGRIDTAAKKAFLEDGSSLSFDRLILATGASALRPPIVGANHPRVCTLRTLSDAKAILAQLKPEQQVVLLGASFIALEAAASLRAHGISATVVAPDETPLQRVLGKDIGRLVQGLHEAKGVQFRLGRSAREISEQSVILDDGSELPASLVVLGVGVRPNLALAEESGLKVERGVVVDASMRSSAPGIYAVGDIARYPDAWSGEHIRVEHWVAAQRQAQIAVHDMLGIEQPTRFAPFFWSHHYDLSILYTGHAESWDAIEYYGDLQKQNALAAYRLNGRVMAVASLNRDRENLQIEAAMEANDDAALEQVLASAR
- a CDS encoding sterol desaturase family protein, yielding MNEFLQHGLAALSAEWRSFVWQLLHPGWGNFFYLLLAVSLAAAALERLRPWRKEQPLAYPGFWLDVFYMFFNMFLFPLLGFAVLSFLFAQSLASSAPGRALQGALPLQSLPAALQLLIVFVLRDFVQWMVHVILHRVGWLWRLHEVHHSAETMGFAVHLRYHWLENVIYRIPETFLMLVLGRSVGDLFVIYSVSLLIGHLNHANVRLPWGPLRYIFNNSEMHLWHHARSLPRNSGVNFAISLSIWDWIFGTLYLPDRPPQSIGLLNRPDFPRTFFGQVIWPLGNRAASAPAGTADGRNS
- a CDS encoding DUF2892 domain-containing protein, which produces MKANMGTIDRIVRVLLAVTVGVLYFLNMISGTVAIILGVLALVFLATSLVGVCPLYLPFGLSTKKSAS
- a CDS encoding class I SAM-dependent methyltransferase, with amino-acid sequence MNSALEKYQRDAAPYDRQMHWLGYVQSMQRFIYDWAAQTPASAMRPRILDLGIGTGLASAALLRALPSAEITGIDFSQSMLSICERRLPAARLLRGDFHDWSALRTHRSGLPSSLSAEDFDLIVSAGAIFEYGHARRIIPLIQRSLRPGGRVLLIGIRRNWIGRLQSRLWHFAALNKDAAQQAVKQFRAGGLESSLLTIGWRYFPANLVKFAVSASRPRQSLQSRPKSS
- a CDS encoding adenylate/guanylate cyclase domain-containing protein, whose translation is MHRLVNRARAIASAAVHVGIEANVPEHTKRPLALANTVTLLAILVTLPNIPQFLSFDAAAASQAAISASVASLVYALAYLLLALHRRRLGLTLLSYGSIANVTAITWILGTSSGAQYYFIAMGVGVMLLWPPAYRISRVVVGLVGGLAFLATMALSPEHAAFAPALPSDVERQIFFAQIAGAYGVGFGFVYYAIVTVGRVEQSLDRERSKADALLLNILPAPIAARLKESADSIAQRFEEVSVVFADLVGFTALSAAMRPEDIVELLNRVFSSFDERVRSLGLEKIKTIGDAYMAAGGAPAAMAEHRQAAAEMALYMVERVDQLARESGLPLQIRVGIHSGPVVAGVIGKDKFIYDLWGDTVNTAARMESHGEPGRIQVSAAFYESLGNTFVLERRGEIEVKGKGRMETYWLLAEGGD